From Kogia breviceps isolate mKogBre1 chromosome 2, mKogBre1 haplotype 1, whole genome shotgun sequence, one genomic window encodes:
- the UBE2D1 gene encoding ubiquitin-conjugating enzyme E2 D1 isoform X2: MALKRIQKELSDLQRDPPAHCSAGPVGDDLFHWQATIMGPPDSAYQGGVFFLTVHFPTDYPFKPPKIAFTTKIYHPNINSNGSICLDILRSQWSPALTVSKVLLSICSLLCDPNPDDPLVPDIAQIYKSDKEKYNRHAREWTQKYAM, from the exons GAATTGAGTGATCTACAGCGCGACCCACCTGCTCACTGTTCGGCTGGACCTGTGGGAGATGACT TGTTCCACTGGCAAGCAACTATTATGGGGCCT CCTGATAGCGCATATCAAGGTGGAGTCTTCTTTCTCACTGTACATTTTCCGACAGACTATCCTTTTAAACCAccaaag atTGCTTTCACAACAAAAATTTACCATCCAAACATAAACAGTAATGGAAGTATTTGTCTTGATATCCTGAGGTCACAGTGGTCACCAGCTCTGACTGTATCAAAAG TTTTATTGTCCATATGTTCTCTGCTTTGTGACCCTAATCCAGATGACCCCTTAGTACCAGATATTGCACAAATctataaatcagacaaagaaaa ATACAACAGACACGCAAGAGAATGGACTCAGAAATATGCAatgtaa